A region of the Corynebacterium endometrii genome:
ACAACAAAAGCAGGAACAACACGCTGGCGATGCACCAACCCTCACTGCCGCCAATTAACCACCAGACACCGAAGCGACGTACGCAACGTCCAAGCATTTACTGACTTCTACGAACACGTCACCAACCACACGTCACTATCAACTATTGCCAACCGTCGCGGAATTAGCCGGTGGACTCTCGATAGAAGGTTCCAGTACTTATGGCTTATCGATGTACCCAACGCCGTAGATAACAACCGAGTATGAAGTGCCCCAGATTTTCCCATCTACTCAAACGGAACAAAACCTGGGGCACTTCACTAAACCCAGGACGCTTCATGAGCTTGATAGTGAGGACATTGCAGAAGAGCTTTTTCGTGTTTCTTTATGAGTATCTGGGACATGGGTCTCAACGGTTGGATGAGTTACAGGGGGAGCATACTTAAGACCGTTTTGTGCTTTAATTTTTTCTTGAGGGGAAAGTTCCACGTTAGAGCGGATGGTTTCATGTACCCAGTCAGCCCTCGGAGGAAGGTTTGTATGCCACATGGGCCTGTCTTTTCCATCGATGCATTCTGGGTTAAATCCGCCGGCAGTGTGTACTGCGTAGAGAGTGTTGTTTTTGTAGACAGGTGCTCCTGAATCTCCGCCGCAGGATCGTGAGTCCGTTGACGATTTCCCTTTGAGCAGATCGGTATACGTAACGTTCCCAAAGTTCAGGGAGTCTACTTTTTCGGAAATCACTGTTTCCGCCGAAGAAGCATAGTCATGGGGTTGACCATAACCGGTAAGTATGGCTTGATCCCCGATCTTCAACGGCTCTGTGGCCACGGTAAATGAATCGGCATTGATTCCGTCACCGACTTTAATAAGTGCAACATCTTCAGTAGAAGACTTGGTATAGATAGCAGCGATACCTGCTACTTCACCATCTGATTGGCGGAGAAAACCATCCATAAAAGGTGAATTAGAAACACAGTGATGCGCGGTCAACCAGAAATTGTCCCCTACATAGCTTGCCGTGCAATCACGCCGAACACGTTGTTGCTGTGAGTCATCCAAACTTGGAGTTACTGACCACAAAGCCGCAATACGATTATCATTCACCGGCACAGTACTGCTTGCCTGCAATGAAGCGAAGTCATTATCTGCAGCGACAGCCACCGAAGAGCAAGCCCCTAGTGCAGTAAATGCGCAGGCTAGAGAAGAAAGACCGAGTTTAACTATTTTCATCGGTACCCCAGGAGATTAGCTAAGGAGAATTTTTTCACTTAACCAGCGTAGCCTGCCACCAGGCTATAAGCTGACCTAGTAGAACAACTCCTTGTTTCACTCTCATCTAAGGGCCGCCAATGAAAGCTCTCTCACACAAACTACTTGCTTTCGTCTCAGCAAGCTTATTAATCAGTGCCACTCCCGGCACTGCAGTCGCACAATCATCACTTCTGGGATCATCGATACGCGATGAACAACAATCAAAAATTCAAGCATCTGAAACGCCGTCTGCCGACAACGATTTTTACCCCTCTGATCACCGTGATACGGCTTCGCCACAAGTAGTCGATGGTCCATTTGCTCAGTGGGGAATCCCAACCCCTCCAGGGGCAGAAGGATATGAAGTCAACCAAGCCACAAATGAAGAGCTCAACCCG
Encoded here:
- a CDS encoding trypsin-like serine protease; protein product: MAVAADNDFASLQASSTVPVNDNRIAALWSVTPSLDDSQQQRVRRDCTASYVGDNFWLTAHHCVSNSPFMDGFLRQSDGEVAGIAAIYTKSSTEDVALIKVGDGINADSFTVATEPLKIGDQAILTGYGQPHDYASSAETVISEKVDSLNFGNVTYTDLLKGKSSTDSRSCGGDSGAPVYKNNTLYAVHTAGGFNPECIDGKDRPMWHTNLPPRADWVHETIRSNVELSPQEKIKAQNGLKYAPPVTHPTVETHVPDTHKETRKSSSAMSSLSSS